A stretch of the Lolium perenne isolate Kyuss_39 chromosome 3, Kyuss_2.0, whole genome shotgun sequence genome encodes the following:
- the LOC127341280 gene encoding protein BREAST CANCER SUSCEPTIBILITY 2 homolog B isoform X2, translating to MPRRWQVWDGPDGRLVWIPAPDSDSDAPPTAAANPPLPLPAPRAKGTAAAAAAASSDDAPVQGPGAADGTRVESMSDLLVQARSELLEGDGVIGPTGDAGKGELFCTGSGRSVSVSESAIRRARALVGEEEASVKKRKQPFGDAADVEGEMDDSFRGALHNGSMTPVFQTGSGKAVSLGKDSIHRARAILEDVDSAAGAVQPMFRTGMGRPVPVSRTSIDKATAVLEGKTIAEQGHFDKSVDGMEQFPLFQTGSGRVVSVSVASLQKAKSVFKDNNTCGENAESFGRPDQPMMFQTDSRRPVVISGRSIERSRGAAKEGDMEKSGHWDTDCQFPMFQTGLGKPVAVSRSSVEKARAVLEKEKNNKTGHGGVSATNFQNETPRSVLMSSSSIMSDRTVTPNGDSVMQEKNHESGNHLPLFQTGLGRSIAVSKSSVKRASAVLEPRNIAKELEDEAHLDGDHDTPVLKTGLGRSILASESSGKKVPVILEAEEAVKVNNDNGEAFGEDTSFQAGIQMFVPQRRSSSRKASILLEQQNFAEKGYGDCGSELPMFQTGSGKSVLISESSVQKARAVLEEEGNINKDNHKLLNMDQKFTVFTSPLKTSCARTVNISSVGVSRAASLLGLEENTLSTQFFGHVGDKLGTKITVERENPDQRLDLASRTTENQVHKEPHLPFELSNNTVFDSGEHSIRFSTAGGRSMAISSDALQRAKSLLGESDVVSTNKPTDYSLAAGCKDEITNSTVAPKGGGSDLSKISRASGKPEIATFSRQGMSDRKHTRSFGHAVPDTPATNENANSFHVGSFSISEFSKIPKPSSRVLSEADNVDDTKDKTQRLHMPAGVLVDITNFMGTHSGNIDHVANEKRRIGGRNSPSPFKRPRSSRFIAPIITNKKSSAGIPKLPSSQTTSCRTKLSASYPFQHKRKTWKEYFGGPPCFSFLTEHPTDEVKLMDAKGAEKYKFHDTDTGAEEFQRMLLACGASLTYATKEWVNNHHKWIVWKLASLERCYPTKAAGKFLTVANVFDELKYRYDREVNNGHRSAIKKILEGNALPSLMMVLCISAVYSHPDVSKSKGEAGRRDENENSIDNKSLLAAKINAPAQIELTDGWYALEASLDAALSEQLQKRKLFLGQKLRIWGASLCGWTGPVSFHEISGTVKLMLHVNGSYRARWDDPLGFCKHVGPPLAFKCIKASGGRVPRTLVGVARIYPVLYKERLSDGRSVVRSERMERKALQLYHQRVSKIAEDIMSEQDENCGNSDGSEEGAKICKLLERAAEPEVMMAGMTSEQRISFSSYQAKQKEARQNEVAKKVENALEVAGLSSRDVTPFVKVRVTSIIQKISASETINKEGLITIWNPTEKQKADLVEGQIYFVTGLVPSAYCTGSLYLHARGSSTTWKPLASAQAADFEPFFTPRKAVELSLFGEIPLASEFDIAGVVLHVGDVYLCSSQKRQWLFLTDGSKFTSAQHSAEQDDCLLAVSFSCRIAGDDSVFFSHALAGNTVGFSNMVKRQKDQMNRIWVAEATESSTYTVSHEISKKSHLKEAAICAEKWASSSHAKIQQLKERVLCIIGDSGG from the exons CTAGGAGCGAGCTGCTCGAAGGCGACGGGGTGATCGGACCAACTGGAGACGCAGGGAAGGGTGAGCTGTTCTGCACTGGATCAGGGAGGTCGGTGTCTGTCAGCGAGAGCGCTATAAGGAGAGCCAGGGCGTTGGTCGGGGAGGAGGAGGCCAGTGTTAAGAAGAGAA AGCAACCCTTTGGCGATGCAGCTGATGTGGAAGGTGAAATGGATGATTCATTTAGAG GTGCGCTGCATAACGGTAGCATGACCCCGGTGTTCCAAACTGGATCAGGGAAAGCGGTCTCGCTGGGCAAGGACTCAATCCACAGGGCAAGAGCTATTTTAGAAG ATGTTGATAGTGCCGCTGGTGCCGTACAACCAATGTTCCGTACTGGAATGGGTAGGCCGGTTCCTGTGAGCCGGACCTCCATTGATAAGGCAACGGCTGTTTTGGAGGGAAAAACAATTGCAGAACAAGGTCATTTTGATAAGA GTGTGGACGGCATGGAACAGTTTCCATTGTTCCAAACTGGTTCAGGAAGAGTTGTATCAGTCAGTGTGGCATCTCTTCAGAAAGCGAAGTCTGTTTTTAAGGATAATAATACCTGCGGTG AAAATGCGGAGAGTTTTGGTAGGCCTGACCAGCCTATGAtgttccaaactgattccagaagaCCAGTCGTGATCAGCGGAAGGTCCATTGAGAGatctagaggtgcggcgaaggagGGAGATATGGAAAAGAGTG GACATTGGGATACTGACTGCCAGTTCCCAATGTTCCAAACTGGATTAGGAAAGCCTGTTGCCGTGAGCCGCAGctcagttgagaaggcaagggcaGTATTggagaaagaaaaaaataataaaaccg GACATGGAGGTGTCAGTGCCACAAATTTTCAAAATGAAACGCCAAGGTCTGTTTTGATGAGTAGCAGTTCGATCATGAGTGATAGAACCGTAACACCGAACGGAGATAGTGTAATGCAAG AGAAAAACCATGAGTCTGGCAACCACTTGCCGTTGTTTCAAACTGGGCTAGGGAGGTCAATTGCTGTAAGTAAGAGCTCAGTTAAGAGGGCAAGTGCAGTTCTGGAGCCGAGGAATATTGCAAAGGAATTGGAAG ATGAAGCTCATTTAGATGGTGACCATGATACTCCAGTGCTCAAAACTGGATTAGGAAGATCTATCTTAGCAAGTGAGAGCTCTGGAAAGAAAGTACCCGTTATCTTAGAGGCCGAAGAAGCAGTTAAAG TAAATAATGACAATGGCGAAGCCTTTGGTGAAGACACATCATTCCAAGCTGGAATACAGATGTTTGTACCCCAACGTAGAAGTTCAAGCCGTAAGGCCAGTATTCTGTTGGAGCAACAAAACTTCGCGGAGAAAG GATATGGAGACTGTGGAAGTGAACTGCCAATGTTTCAAACTGGATCTGGAAAGTCTGTCTTGATTAGTGAAAGTTCAGTGCAGAAGGCAAGGGCTGTTCTGGAGGAAGAAGGCAATATAAACAAAG ATAATCATAAGCTCCTTAACATGGACCAAAAGTTTACTGTCTTTACTTCACCTCTCAAGACAAGCTGTGCAAGAACAGTAAATATATCTTCAGTTGGCGTGTCTCGAGCTGCTTCTTTGTTGGGCTTGGAAGAGAATACCCTTTCAACACAATTTTTTGGACATGTGGGGGATAAACTAGGCACGAAAATAACTGTTGAGCGGGAAAATCCAGACCAGAGGCTTGATCTTGCATCTCGTACAACAGAAAATCAAGTGCACAAGGAACCACATCTGCCGTTTGAACTTTCTAATAACACAGTCTTTGATTCTGGTGAGCATTCAATCAGATTCAGTACCGCGGGAGGCAGATCAATGGCTATTTCTAGTGATGCACTTCAACGTGCTAAAAGTCTTCTGGGTGAATCGGATGTGGTTTCAACAAATAAGCCAACAGATTACTCTTTGGCAGCTGGTTGTAAAGATGAGATAACAAATTCAACTGTTGCCCCCAAAGGCGGCGGATCTGATTTATCAAAAATAAGTAGGGCCAGTGGAAAACCTGAAATAGCAACATTTTCCCGCCAAGGAATGTCTGATAGGAAGCACACTAGATCCTTTGGACATGCTGTACCTGATACCCCTGCGACTAATGAAAATGCTAATAGTTTTCATGTGGGGAGTTTTTCAATCAGTGAAttttcgaagattccaaagccttctTCAAGGGTTTTATCTGAAGCTGACAATGTGGACGACACTAAAGATAAGACACAACGACTCCATATGCCAGCTGGAGTGTTGGTGGACATTACTAATTTCATGGGTACACATTCTGGAAATATTGACCATGTTGCTAATGAGAAGAGAAGAATTGGGGGAAGAAACTCTCCATCTCCATTTAAACGGCCCCGCTCATCCAG GTTCATCGCACCTATAATCACCAACAAAAAATCCTCTGCTG GAATACCCAAGCTGCCATCATCTCAGACCACGTCCTGTCGAACAAAGCTGTCTGCATCTTATCCTTTTCAACATAAAAGGAAAACTTGGAAGGAGTATTTTGGTGGTCCTCCCTGCTTCAGTTTTTTG ACGGAACATCCAACAGATGAAGTGAAGCTCATGGATGCGAAAGGAGCTGAGAAGTACAAGTTTCATGATACAGATACTGGTGCAGAAGAATTTCAGAGGATGCTGCTTGCCTGCGGTGCTTCATTGACATACGCAACTAAAGA ATGGGTGAACAATCACCATAAATGGATCGTGTGGAAACTTGCTTCACTTGAGAGATGCTATCCAACTAAAGCTGCTGGCAAATTCTTGACAGTTGCTAATGTTTTTGATGAGCTGAAATATAG GTATGACCGAGAAGTGAACAATGGCCACCGATCAGCAATTAAGAAAATTTTAGAAGGAAATGCTTTGCCATCTTTGATGATGGTGCTCTGCATTTCAGCTGTTTACTCCCATCCTGATGTAAGTAAATCCAAGGGTGAGGCTGGCAGGAGAGATGAAAATGAGAACAGCATCGATAATAAAAGCTTGTTAGCTGCTAAAATAAATGCGCCTGCACAAATTGAATTAACTGATGGATG GTATGCACTAGAAGCGTCATTGGATGCGGCACTTTCAGAACAACTACAGAAAAGAAAGCTTTTTCTAGGACAAAAGCTTCGG ATATGGGGGGCTTCTTTGTGTGGTTGGACTGGGCCTGTGTCATTTCATGAG ATATCAGGCACTGTCAAATTGATGCTCCATGTAAATGGCAGTTATCGTGCAAGATGGGATGATCCTTTGGGATTTT GCAAGCATGTTGGACCCCCACTGGCGTTCAAGTGCATAAAAGCTTCTGGTGGCCGAGTCCCTAGGACACTGGTTGGAGTTGCAAGGATATATCCTGTTCTGTATAAGGAGAG GTTGTCTGATGGTCGTTCTGTTGTGAGATCTGAAAGGATGGAAAGGAAAGCGCTACAACTGTACCACCAGAG AGTATCTAAGATCGCAGAAGACATTATGTCTGAACAAGACGAAAACTGTGGCAATTCTGATGGTAGTGAGGAAGGGGCAAAAATTTGCAAACTGCTAGAGAGGGCAGCTGAGCCTGAAGTTATGATGGCAGGCATGACGTCAGAGCAGAGGATATCTTTCTCATCATATCAAGCAAAGCAAAAG GAAGCTAGGCAAAACGAAGTGGCTAAGAAAGTTGAGAACGCTCTTGAAGTTGCTGGCCTTAGTTCAAGAGATGTTACGCCGTTTGTGAAAGTGAGGGTGACAAGCATTATTCAAAAAATCTCTGCTTCAGAGACCATCAACAAGGAAGGGCTAATAACAATTTGGAACCCTACTGAGAAGCAA AAAGCCGACCTGGTGGAGGGACAAATTTACTTTGTCACAGGACTGGTGCCTTCGGCCTACTGTACTGGCAGTCTTTACTTGCATGCTAGAGGATCATCTACCACGTGGAAGCCATTAGCATCAGCACAGGCTGCGGATTTTGA ACCATTTTTCACCCCACGTAAGGCGGTTGAGCTGTCATTGTTTGGTGAGATACCACTTGCAAG TGAATTTGACATTGCAGGCGTTGTTTTGCATGTTGGCGATGTTTATTTATGTAGCAGCCAGAAAAGACAGTGGCTCTTTTTGACAGATGGATCTAAATTTACCTCGGCACAGCACTCCGCAGAGCAAGATGATTGTCTTCTAGCAGTTAGCTTTTCTTGCCGAATTGCTGGCGATGACTCAGTTTTTTTCAGTCACGCCCTTGCTGGAAATACA GTTGGTTTCAGTAATATGGTCAAGCGACAGAAAGACCAGATGAATCGCATATGGGTAGCCGAGGCAACAGAGAGCTCTACCTATACTGTTTCTCATGAGATCTCAAAAAAATCGCATCTTAAGGAAGCTGCCATTTGTGCCGAGAAATGGGCTTCGAGTTCTCATGCT AAAATTCAGCAGCTAAAGGAAAGGGTTTTATGCATCATTGGAGATAGTGGTGGCTGA
- the LOC127341280 gene encoding protein BREAST CANCER SUSCEPTIBILITY 2 homolog B isoform X4, producing the protein MPRRWQVWDGPDGRLVWIPAPDSDSDAPPTAAANPPLPLPAPRAKGTAAAAAAASSDDAPVQGPGAADGTRVESMSDLLVQARSELLEGDGVIGPTGDAGKGELFCTGSGRSVSVSESAIRRARALVGEEEASVKKRKQPFGDAADVEGEMDDSFRGALHNGSMTPVFQTGSGKAVSLGKDSIHRARAILEDVDSAAGAVQPMFRTGMGRPVPVSRTSIDKATAVLEGKTIAEQGHFDKSVDGMEQFPLFQTGSGRVVSVSVASLQKAKSVFKDNNTCGENAESFGRPDQPMMFQTDSRRPVVISGRSIERSRGAAKEGDMEKSGHWDTDCQFPMFQTGLGKPVAVSRSSVEKARAVLEKEKNNKTGHGGVSATNFQNETPRSVLMSSSSIMSDRTVTPNGDSVMQEKNHESGNHLPLFQTGLGRSIAVSKSSVKRASAVLEPRNIAKELEDEAHLDGDHDTPVLKTGLGRSILASESSGKKVPVILEAEEAVKGVNNDNGEAFGEDTSFQAGIQMFVPQRRSSSRKASILLEQQNFAEKGYGDCGSELPMFQTGSGKSVLISESSVQKARAVLEEEGNINKDNHKLLNMDQKFTVFTSPLKTSCARTVNISSVGVSRAASLLGLEENTLSTQFFGHVGDKLGTKITVERENPDQRLDLASRTTENQVHKEPHLPFELSNNTVFDSGEHSIRFSTAGGRSMAISSDALQRAKSLLGESDVVSTNKPTDYSLAAGCKDEITNSTVAPKGGGSDLSKISRASGKPEIATFSRQGMSDRKHTRSFGHAVPDTPATNENANSFHVGSFSISEFSKIPKPSSRVLSEADNVDDTKDKTQRLHMPAGVLVDITNFMGTHSGNIDHVANEKRRIGGRNSPSPFKRPRSSRFIAPIITNKKSSAGIPKLPSSQTTSCRTKLSASYPFQHKRKTWKEYFGGPPCFSFLTEHPTDEVKLMDAKGAEKYKFHDTDTGAEEFQRMLLACGASLTYATKEYALEASLDAALSEQLQKRKLFLGQKLRIWGASLCGWTGPVSFHEISGTVKLMLHVNGSYRARWDDPLGFCKHVGPPLAFKCIKASGGRVPRTLVGVARIYPVLYKERLSDGRSVVRSERMERKALQLYHQRVSKIAEDIMSEQDENCGNSDGSEEGAKICKLLERAAEPEVMMAGMTSEQRISFSSYQAKQKEARQNEVAKKVENALEVAGLSSRDVTPFVKVRVTSIIQKISASETINKEGLITIWNPTEKQKADLVEGQIYFVTGLVPSAYCTGSLYLHARGSSTTWKPLASAQAADFEPFFTPRKAVELSLFGEIPLASEFDIAGVVLHVGDVYLCSSQKRQWLFLTDGSKFTSAQHSAEQDDCLLAVSFSCRIAGDDSVFFSHALAGNTVGFSNMVKRQKDQMNRIWVAEATESSTYTVSHEISKKSHLKEAAICAEKWASSSHAKIQQLKERVLCIIGDSGG; encoded by the exons CTAGGAGCGAGCTGCTCGAAGGCGACGGGGTGATCGGACCAACTGGAGACGCAGGGAAGGGTGAGCTGTTCTGCACTGGATCAGGGAGGTCGGTGTCTGTCAGCGAGAGCGCTATAAGGAGAGCCAGGGCGTTGGTCGGGGAGGAGGAGGCCAGTGTTAAGAAGAGAA AGCAACCCTTTGGCGATGCAGCTGATGTGGAAGGTGAAATGGATGATTCATTTAGAG GTGCGCTGCATAACGGTAGCATGACCCCGGTGTTCCAAACTGGATCAGGGAAAGCGGTCTCGCTGGGCAAGGACTCAATCCACAGGGCAAGAGCTATTTTAGAAG ATGTTGATAGTGCCGCTGGTGCCGTACAACCAATGTTCCGTACTGGAATGGGTAGGCCGGTTCCTGTGAGCCGGACCTCCATTGATAAGGCAACGGCTGTTTTGGAGGGAAAAACAATTGCAGAACAAGGTCATTTTGATAAGA GTGTGGACGGCATGGAACAGTTTCCATTGTTCCAAACTGGTTCAGGAAGAGTTGTATCAGTCAGTGTGGCATCTCTTCAGAAAGCGAAGTCTGTTTTTAAGGATAATAATACCTGCGGTG AAAATGCGGAGAGTTTTGGTAGGCCTGACCAGCCTATGAtgttccaaactgattccagaagaCCAGTCGTGATCAGCGGAAGGTCCATTGAGAGatctagaggtgcggcgaaggagGGAGATATGGAAAAGAGTG GACATTGGGATACTGACTGCCAGTTCCCAATGTTCCAAACTGGATTAGGAAAGCCTGTTGCCGTGAGCCGCAGctcagttgagaaggcaagggcaGTATTggagaaagaaaaaaataataaaaccg GACATGGAGGTGTCAGTGCCACAAATTTTCAAAATGAAACGCCAAGGTCTGTTTTGATGAGTAGCAGTTCGATCATGAGTGATAGAACCGTAACACCGAACGGAGATAGTGTAATGCAAG AGAAAAACCATGAGTCTGGCAACCACTTGCCGTTGTTTCAAACTGGGCTAGGGAGGTCAATTGCTGTAAGTAAGAGCTCAGTTAAGAGGGCAAGTGCAGTTCTGGAGCCGAGGAATATTGCAAAGGAATTGGAAG ATGAAGCTCATTTAGATGGTGACCATGATACTCCAGTGCTCAAAACTGGATTAGGAAGATCTATCTTAGCAAGTGAGAGCTCTGGAAAGAAAGTACCCGTTATCTTAGAGGCCGAAGAAGCAGTTAAAGGTG TAAATAATGACAATGGCGAAGCCTTTGGTGAAGACACATCATTCCAAGCTGGAATACAGATGTTTGTACCCCAACGTAGAAGTTCAAGCCGTAAGGCCAGTATTCTGTTGGAGCAACAAAACTTCGCGGAGAAAG GATATGGAGACTGTGGAAGTGAACTGCCAATGTTTCAAACTGGATCTGGAAAGTCTGTCTTGATTAGTGAAAGTTCAGTGCAGAAGGCAAGGGCTGTTCTGGAGGAAGAAGGCAATATAAACAAAG ATAATCATAAGCTCCTTAACATGGACCAAAAGTTTACTGTCTTTACTTCACCTCTCAAGACAAGCTGTGCAAGAACAGTAAATATATCTTCAGTTGGCGTGTCTCGAGCTGCTTCTTTGTTGGGCTTGGAAGAGAATACCCTTTCAACACAATTTTTTGGACATGTGGGGGATAAACTAGGCACGAAAATAACTGTTGAGCGGGAAAATCCAGACCAGAGGCTTGATCTTGCATCTCGTACAACAGAAAATCAAGTGCACAAGGAACCACATCTGCCGTTTGAACTTTCTAATAACACAGTCTTTGATTCTGGTGAGCATTCAATCAGATTCAGTACCGCGGGAGGCAGATCAATGGCTATTTCTAGTGATGCACTTCAACGTGCTAAAAGTCTTCTGGGTGAATCGGATGTGGTTTCAACAAATAAGCCAACAGATTACTCTTTGGCAGCTGGTTGTAAAGATGAGATAACAAATTCAACTGTTGCCCCCAAAGGCGGCGGATCTGATTTATCAAAAATAAGTAGGGCCAGTGGAAAACCTGAAATAGCAACATTTTCCCGCCAAGGAATGTCTGATAGGAAGCACACTAGATCCTTTGGACATGCTGTACCTGATACCCCTGCGACTAATGAAAATGCTAATAGTTTTCATGTGGGGAGTTTTTCAATCAGTGAAttttcgaagattccaaagccttctTCAAGGGTTTTATCTGAAGCTGACAATGTGGACGACACTAAAGATAAGACACAACGACTCCATATGCCAGCTGGAGTGTTGGTGGACATTACTAATTTCATGGGTACACATTCTGGAAATATTGACCATGTTGCTAATGAGAAGAGAAGAATTGGGGGAAGAAACTCTCCATCTCCATTTAAACGGCCCCGCTCATCCAG GTTCATCGCACCTATAATCACCAACAAAAAATCCTCTGCTG GAATACCCAAGCTGCCATCATCTCAGACCACGTCCTGTCGAACAAAGCTGTCTGCATCTTATCCTTTTCAACATAAAAGGAAAACTTGGAAGGAGTATTTTGGTGGTCCTCCCTGCTTCAGTTTTTTG ACGGAACATCCAACAGATGAAGTGAAGCTCATGGATGCGAAAGGAGCTGAGAAGTACAAGTTTCATGATACAGATACTGGTGCAGAAGAATTTCAGAGGATGCTGCTTGCCTGCGGTGCTTCATTGACATACGCAACTAAAGA GTATGCACTAGAAGCGTCATTGGATGCGGCACTTTCAGAACAACTACAGAAAAGAAAGCTTTTTCTAGGACAAAAGCTTCGG ATATGGGGGGCTTCTTTGTGTGGTTGGACTGGGCCTGTGTCATTTCATGAG ATATCAGGCACTGTCAAATTGATGCTCCATGTAAATGGCAGTTATCGTGCAAGATGGGATGATCCTTTGGGATTTT GCAAGCATGTTGGACCCCCACTGGCGTTCAAGTGCATAAAAGCTTCTGGTGGCCGAGTCCCTAGGACACTGGTTGGAGTTGCAAGGATATATCCTGTTCTGTATAAGGAGAG GTTGTCTGATGGTCGTTCTGTTGTGAGATCTGAAAGGATGGAAAGGAAAGCGCTACAACTGTACCACCAGAG AGTATCTAAGATCGCAGAAGACATTATGTCTGAACAAGACGAAAACTGTGGCAATTCTGATGGTAGTGAGGAAGGGGCAAAAATTTGCAAACTGCTAGAGAGGGCAGCTGAGCCTGAAGTTATGATGGCAGGCATGACGTCAGAGCAGAGGATATCTTTCTCATCATATCAAGCAAAGCAAAAG GAAGCTAGGCAAAACGAAGTGGCTAAGAAAGTTGAGAACGCTCTTGAAGTTGCTGGCCTTAGTTCAAGAGATGTTACGCCGTTTGTGAAAGTGAGGGTGACAAGCATTATTCAAAAAATCTCTGCTTCAGAGACCATCAACAAGGAAGGGCTAATAACAATTTGGAACCCTACTGAGAAGCAA AAAGCCGACCTGGTGGAGGGACAAATTTACTTTGTCACAGGACTGGTGCCTTCGGCCTACTGTACTGGCAGTCTTTACTTGCATGCTAGAGGATCATCTACCACGTGGAAGCCATTAGCATCAGCACAGGCTGCGGATTTTGA ACCATTTTTCACCCCACGTAAGGCGGTTGAGCTGTCATTGTTTGGTGAGATACCACTTGCAAG TGAATTTGACATTGCAGGCGTTGTTTTGCATGTTGGCGATGTTTATTTATGTAGCAGCCAGAAAAGACAGTGGCTCTTTTTGACAGATGGATCTAAATTTACCTCGGCACAGCACTCCGCAGAGCAAGATGATTGTCTTCTAGCAGTTAGCTTTTCTTGCCGAATTGCTGGCGATGACTCAGTTTTTTTCAGTCACGCCCTTGCTGGAAATACA GTTGGTTTCAGTAATATGGTCAAGCGACAGAAAGACCAGATGAATCGCATATGGGTAGCCGAGGCAACAGAGAGCTCTACCTATACTGTTTCTCATGAGATCTCAAAAAAATCGCATCTTAAGGAAGCTGCCATTTGTGCCGAGAAATGGGCTTCGAGTTCTCATGCT AAAATTCAGCAGCTAAAGGAAAGGGTTTTATGCATCATTGGAGATAGTGGTGGCTGA